A section of the Dyella jiangningensis genome encodes:
- a CDS encoding amidohydrolase, whose translation MTTHPTLIVHNAKIHTGVARRPEVQAIAVTGNRIAAVGTDGQIRSLAGPATQIIDAGRRRIIPGLIDSHIHMIRGGLSYNLELRWDGVPSLADAMRMLVDQVAHTPPPQWVRVVGGFTEHQFAEKRLPTLEELNTAAPDTPVFVLHLYDRALLNAATLRACGYTRDTPDPPGGRIERNGNGEPTGLLLATPSAMLLYSALAQGPTLPYEYQINSTRHFMRELNRLGITSVIDAGGGLQHYPDDYRAIEELQQHRLLTVRVAYNLFTQRPGEELEDFRHWSSILRPGDGDEFYRVNGAGEMLVFSAADFENFRQPRPDLPGHMENDLEQVARLLATRRWPWRMHATYDETIGRALDVFERIDRDVPLQGLRWFFDHAETVSDRNLERIARLGGGIAIQHRMAYQGEYFVERYGGAVAERTPPVRRMLEMGLHVGAGSDATRVASYDPWTTLHWLTTGRTLGGLQLYPDRNRLDRATALALCTRNNTWFSGEDELKGQLDVGLLADFAVLSHDYFQVPDEAIRQIVSELTVVDGRIVYAAGDFEHHDLAPPRPMPDWSPVHTGSRYRKSPSAHEALQVLAPPQGCATHERAGHALWGMPGCSCWAF comes from the coding sequence ATGACCACGCATCCCACGCTCATCGTGCACAACGCGAAGATCCATACGGGTGTAGCGAGGCGTCCCGAGGTGCAGGCCATCGCGGTGACCGGCAACCGCATCGCCGCCGTCGGCACCGACGGGCAGATCCGCTCGCTGGCCGGCCCTGCCACGCAGATCATCGATGCCGGCCGGCGGCGGATCATTCCGGGCCTGATCGACTCGCATATCCACATGATCCGCGGCGGGCTCAGCTACAACCTCGAACTGCGCTGGGATGGCGTCCCGTCACTGGCCGATGCGATGCGCATGCTGGTCGACCAGGTGGCGCATACGCCGCCTCCGCAATGGGTGCGCGTGGTCGGCGGCTTCACCGAACACCAGTTCGCGGAAAAACGCCTGCCGACGCTGGAGGAACTCAACACGGCGGCGCCGGACACGCCGGTGTTCGTGCTGCACCTGTATGACCGCGCCCTGCTGAACGCCGCCACCCTGCGCGCCTGCGGCTACACGCGCGATACGCCCGACCCGCCAGGCGGACGCATCGAACGCAATGGCAACGGCGAGCCCACCGGCCTGCTGCTGGCGACGCCGAGCGCGATGCTGCTGTACTCGGCGCTGGCCCAGGGACCCACCCTGCCCTACGAATACCAGATCAACTCGACCCGGCATTTCATGCGCGAGTTGAATCGGCTCGGTATCACCAGCGTGATCGATGCAGGGGGCGGCCTGCAGCATTATCCCGATGACTACCGCGCCATCGAGGAGCTGCAGCAGCATCGCCTGCTCACCGTGCGCGTGGCCTATAACCTTTTCACCCAGCGGCCCGGCGAAGAACTGGAGGATTTCAGGCACTGGTCCTCCATCCTGCGCCCTGGCGATGGCGACGAGTTCTATCGGGTCAACGGCGCCGGCGAAATGCTGGTGTTCTCCGCAGCGGATTTCGAGAACTTCCGCCAGCCCCGGCCGGATCTTCCAGGCCACATGGAGAACGACCTGGAGCAGGTCGCGCGCCTGCTCGCCACGCGACGGTGGCCGTGGCGCATGCATGCGACCTATGACGAAACGATCGGTCGCGCGCTGGATGTGTTCGAGCGCATCGACCGCGATGTCCCGCTGCAAGGCCTTCGCTGGTTCTTCGATCATGCGGAGACCGTCTCCGATCGCAACCTGGAGCGCATCGCGCGACTGGGCGGAGGCATCGCGATACAACACCGCATGGCGTACCAGGGCGAGTACTTCGTCGAGCGATATGGCGGCGCCGTCGCCGAGCGCACGCCGCCGGTGCGCCGCATGCTGGAGATGGGGCTTCATGTCGGTGCCGGCAGCGATGCCACCCGCGTCGCCAGCTACGATCCATGGACCACGCTGCATTGGCTCACCACCGGGCGCACGCTGGGCGGACTGCAGCTCTACCCGGACCGCAACCGGCTGGACCGCGCGACGGCATTGGCGCTGTGCACGCGGAACAACACCTGGTTCTCCGGCGAGGACGAACTCAAGGGACAACTGGACGTTGGGCTGCTCGCCGATTTCGCGGTGCTGTCACACGACTACTTCCAGGTGCCCGACGAAGCGATCCGCCAGATCGTGTCCGAACTGACCGTGGTGGATGGACGCATCGTGTACGCCGCCGGCGACTTCGAGCACCACGACCTTGCGCCGCCGCGCCCGATGCCCGACTGGTCACCCGTGCATACCGGCAGCCGTTACCGGAAATCGCCGTCCGCGCACGAAGCCCTGCAGGTATTGGCGCCTCCCCAGGGTTGCGCCACGCACGAGCGAGCCGGGCACGCCCTGTGGGGCATGCCCGGCTGTTCCTGCTGGGCGTTCTGA
- a CDS encoding phosphoketolase family protein, which produces MPKLDPALLDAMHRYWCAANYLTVGQIYLRENPLLEQPLTLDHIKKRLLGHWGTTAGLNFIYTHLNRAIKQYDLDMIYVIGPGHGGPGLVAHAYLEGSYTETYPRVERTREGMRLLFRQFSWPYGIPSHVAPETPGSIHEGGELGYSLSHAYGAAFDSSELIVACVVGDGEAETGPLATSWHSNKFINPKRDGAVLPILHLNGYKIANPTVLARIGDRELKQLLQGYGHDPIFVEGDEPMPMHAAFAAALDSCIRRIRRIQGESRRSDAPAKRARWPMIVLRSPKGWTGPAFVDGLPVENTWRSHQVPLSDMSKPGHVAILEQWMKSYRPHELFDERGTLVDELAALAPTGERRMSANPHANGGLLLKPLHLPDFREYALAIEQPGSVRAETTRHLGAWLRDVMKLNLESSNFRLFGPDETASNRLDAVYEASSKTWLSETLDTDINLAPTGRVMEMLSEHQCQGWLEGYLLTGRHGLFNCYEAFIHIVDSMFNQHAKWLKVTRDIPWRAPIASLNYLLSSLVWHQDHNGFSHQDPGFIDHVANKKSEIVRIYLPPDANCLLSVTDHCLRSRQYVNLIIAGKQPEWQWLDIDAAVAHCAAGASIWSWAGNEDGDPDVVLACAGDAPTIEALAAVMLLREVVPELRVRVVNVVDLLTLQTMDEHPHGMDHETFDRLFTWDRPVIFAFHGYPGIIHHLTYRRHNHDNIHVRGYMEEGTTTTPFDMMVLNHLDRYQLCLDVINRVPKLEHLRRQAHERYTSAIERHRLYVSEHGEDLPEIRNWRWQPA; this is translated from the coding sequence ATGCCGAAGCTCGATCCTGCACTGCTGGACGCGATGCACCGCTACTGGTGCGCGGCCAACTATCTCACCGTGGGCCAGATCTACCTGCGCGAAAACCCGCTGCTGGAACAGCCACTGACGCTGGACCACATCAAGAAACGCCTGCTCGGCCACTGGGGCACCACGGCAGGCCTCAACTTCATCTACACGCACCTCAACCGCGCGATCAAGCAATACGACCTGGACATGATCTACGTGATCGGTCCCGGCCACGGCGGCCCGGGACTGGTCGCGCACGCGTATCTGGAAGGGTCCTACACGGAAACCTATCCGCGCGTGGAACGCACGCGCGAAGGCATGCGCCTGCTGTTTCGCCAGTTCTCCTGGCCTTACGGCATTCCCAGTCACGTGGCGCCCGAAACGCCGGGCTCCATCCATGAAGGTGGCGAACTCGGCTATTCGCTGTCGCACGCCTACGGCGCCGCCTTCGACAGTTCGGAGCTGATCGTCGCCTGCGTCGTCGGCGATGGCGAAGCGGAGACAGGTCCGCTGGCGACCAGCTGGCATTCCAACAAATTCATCAACCCGAAGCGCGATGGCGCGGTGCTGCCGATCCTTCATCTGAACGGCTACAAGATCGCCAACCCCACGGTGCTCGCACGCATCGGCGATCGCGAACTCAAGCAGCTGCTGCAGGGTTACGGCCACGATCCCATCTTCGTGGAAGGCGACGAGCCCATGCCGATGCACGCCGCCTTCGCCGCCGCGCTGGACAGTTGCATACGCCGCATCCGTCGCATCCAAGGCGAGTCGCGTCGCAGCGATGCACCGGCCAAACGCGCCCGCTGGCCGATGATCGTCCTGCGCTCGCCCAAGGGTTGGACCGGTCCGGCTTTCGTCGACGGCCTGCCCGTCGAGAACACCTGGCGTTCGCACCAGGTGCCGTTGTCGGACATGTCCAAGCCAGGTCACGTCGCCATCCTCGAGCAGTGGATGAAGAGCTACAGGCCGCACGAACTGTTCGACGAGCGCGGCACCCTGGTCGACGAGCTGGCCGCACTCGCGCCCACCGGCGAGCGCCGCATGAGCGCCAATCCGCACGCCAACGGCGGCCTGCTGTTGAAACCACTGCACCTGCCGGATTTTCGCGAGTACGCGCTTGCGATCGAACAACCCGGTTCCGTGCGCGCCGAAACCACGCGGCACCTGGGCGCATGGTTGCGCGACGTGATGAAACTCAACCTGGAATCATCGAACTTCAGGCTGTTCGGCCCTGATGAAACCGCCTCCAATCGCCTTGACGCCGTATACGAGGCCAGCTCCAAGACCTGGCTCAGCGAAACCCTGGATACCGACATCAACCTCGCGCCCACCGGACGCGTGATGGAAATGCTCAGCGAGCACCAGTGCCAGGGTTGGCTGGAAGGCTACCTGCTGACCGGCCGCCATGGCTTGTTCAACTGCTACGAGGCCTTCATCCACATCGTCGACTCGATGTTCAACCAGCATGCGAAATGGCTGAAGGTGACGCGCGACATTCCCTGGCGCGCGCCGATCGCCTCGCTCAACTATCTGCTGAGTTCGCTGGTGTGGCACCAGGACCACAACGGCTTCTCGCACCAGGATCCCGGCTTCATCGACCACGTGGCTAACAAGAAGTCGGAAATCGTGCGCATCTACCTGCCACCCGACGCCAACTGTCTGTTGTCGGTCACCGACCACTGCCTGCGCAGCCGCCAGTACGTCAACCTGATCATTGCCGGCAAGCAGCCGGAATGGCAGTGGCTGGACATCGACGCCGCCGTGGCGCATTGCGCGGCCGGTGCCAGCATCTGGTCGTGGGCCGGCAACGAAGACGGCGACCCCGACGTGGTGCTGGCCTGCGCCGGCGATGCGCCAACCATAGAGGCGCTGGCCGCGGTGATGCTGCTGCGCGAAGTCGTGCCGGAACTGCGGGTGCGCGTGGTCAACGTGGTCGACCTGCTGACGCTGCAGACGATGGACGAGCATCCGCACGGCATGGATCACGAAACCTTCGACCGGCTGTTCACGTGGGATCGACCGGTGATCTTCGCCTTCCACGGCTACCCCGGCATCATCCACCACCTCACCTATCGCCGGCACAACCACGACAACATCCACGTGCGCGGCTACATGGAGGAAGGCACCACTACCACGCCGTTCGACATGATGGTGCTCAATCATCTCGATCGGTACCAGCTGTGTCTGGATGTCATCAACCGCGTGCCGAAGCTTGAGCACCTGCGCAGGCAGGCACACGAACGCTACACCAGCGCGATCGAACGTCATCGTCTCTACGTGAGCGAGCACGGCGAGGATCTGCCGGAAATCAGGAACTGGCGCTGGCAACCGGCATGA
- the fdxA gene encoding ferredoxin FdxA gives MTHVVTENCINCKHTDCVEVCPVDCFHEGPNFLVIDPDECIDCTLCVDECPVDAIYAEGDVPAEQSVFVTINAELARQWPVITTKVAALDDAAAWDGKPGKRGLLIR, from the coding sequence ATGACCCACGTCGTCACCGAAAACTGCATCAACTGCAAGCACACCGATTGCGTCGAGGTCTGCCCGGTCGATTGTTTCCACGAGGGGCCGAACTTCCTGGTGATCGATCCGGACGAGTGCATCGATTGCACCTTGTGCGTCGACGAATGCCCGGTGGACGCCATCTATGCAGAAGGCGACGTTCCGGCGGAGCAATCGGTGTTCGTCACCATCAATGCCGAACTGGCCCGACAGTGGCCGGTGATCACCACGAAAGTGGCCGCGCTCGATGACGCGGCGGCATGGGACGGCAAGCCGGGCAAGCGCGGGTTGCTCATCCGCTGA
- a CDS encoding SDR family oxidoreductase, with amino-acid sequence MNRFANKTILVTGGSSGIGLAAAQAYAAEGARVVITARDQAALDQVRPSLGDRAIAIRNDAGSAASAKALAQALAEQGIKLDAVFLNAGVAKFAPLDAVDEALWDLTFDTNVKGPYFQIQALAPLLNRGASIVINGSINAHLGMPSSSVYAASKAAVISLARTLSAELLPAGVRVNVVSPGPVETPLYGKLGLDQAALEATAAQIQSQVPLGRFGKPAEIASTVLHLSSPESAFIVGTEIIVDGGMSQL; translated from the coding sequence ATGAACCGTTTCGCGAACAAGACCATCCTCGTCACCGGCGGCAGCAGTGGCATCGGCCTCGCCGCCGCCCAGGCATACGCGGCCGAAGGCGCACGCGTGGTGATCACCGCCCGCGACCAGGCTGCACTGGACCAGGTCAGGCCGTCGCTGGGCGATCGAGCCATCGCCATCCGCAACGATGCCGGCTCGGCAGCGTCCGCGAAAGCGCTGGCTCAGGCACTCGCCGAGCAAGGCATCAAGCTCGACGCCGTATTCCTCAACGCCGGCGTGGCGAAGTTCGCCCCTCTCGATGCCGTCGACGAGGCGCTGTGGGACCTGACCTTCGACACCAACGTGAAGGGACCCTACTTCCAGATCCAGGCGCTGGCGCCACTGCTCAACCGCGGCGCGTCCATCGTGATCAACGGCTCGATCAACGCGCATCTCGGCATGCCGTCATCGTCGGTTTACGCGGCCAGCAAGGCCGCGGTGATCTCGCTCGCCAGGACGCTTTCCGCCGAGCTGCTGCCTGCCGGCGTACGCGTCAACGTGGTCAGCCCGGGGCCGGTGGAAACCCCGCTCTACGGCAAGCTCGGCCTGGACCAGGCCGCGCTCGAGGCCACGGCGGCGCAGATCCAGTCGCAGGTGCCGCTGGGCCGGTTCGGCAAGCCCGCGGAAATCGCCTCCACCGTGCTGCACCTGTCCTCGCCGGAGTCCGCCTTCATCGTGGGCACCGAAATCATCGTCGATGGTGGCATGAGCCAGCTGTAG
- the ccoN gene encoding cytochrome-c oxidase, cbb3-type subunit I codes for MPNTEYYDDKVVRLFLLGAAVWGIIGMSVGVYAAAELMWPAFNFDIPWLTFSRIRPDHTFGVIFAFGGSALMGTCYYVVQRTGHTRLALPKLAESTFWGWQLICVLAMVTMPLGITQSKEYAEPEWFVDILIAVVWVSFGVVFFATLARRRIRHIYVANWYYGAFIIAVGLLHIVNNVALPISLTKSYPVYSGVVDAMVQWWYGHNAVAFFLTAGFLGMMYYFVPRQAQQPLWSYRFSIVNFWALISVYMWAGSHHLMYTALPDWVQSVGMAFSLILLMPSWGSAANGLLTFNGSWHKLKTDPAAKFMVLSLVFYAASTFEGSMMAIKTVNSLSHYTDWTIAHVHSGSIGWVAMITIGSLYAMAPRALGQPAMYSRKAMELHFWLHIMGLLLYVGSMWTAGVTEGLMWRATNADGSLTYSFLDSLIAVKPMYLIRWLGGVFVLSGMVVMAWNLWYTAADARARIIKPIPVPIPEPEPHQVPAPLPAVG; via the coding sequence ATGCCGAATACCGAGTACTACGACGACAAGGTCGTCCGCCTTTTCCTATTGGGAGCGGCCGTCTGGGGCATCATCGGCATGTCGGTCGGCGTCTACGCCGCGGCCGAACTGATGTGGCCGGCCTTCAACTTCGATATCCCCTGGCTGACCTTCAGCCGCATCCGCCCCGACCACACGTTCGGCGTCATCTTCGCCTTCGGCGGCTCGGCCCTGATGGGCACCTGCTACTACGTCGTGCAGCGCACGGGACACACGCGCCTGGCGTTGCCGAAACTGGCCGAGTCCACCTTCTGGGGCTGGCAGCTGATCTGCGTGCTCGCCATGGTGACCATGCCGCTCGGCATCACGCAGAGCAAGGAATACGCCGAGCCGGAATGGTTCGTCGACATCCTGATCGCGGTGGTGTGGGTGTCCTTCGGCGTGGTGTTCTTCGCCACCCTCGCCCGCCGGCGCATCCGCCACATCTACGTGGCCAACTGGTACTACGGCGCGTTCATCATCGCGGTCGGCCTGCTGCACATCGTCAACAACGTCGCGCTGCCGATCAGCCTGACCAAGTCCTACCCGGTCTATTCGGGCGTGGTCGATGCGATGGTGCAGTGGTGGTACGGCCACAATGCGGTGGCGTTTTTCCTCACCGCAGGCTTCCTCGGCATGATGTACTACTTCGTGCCGCGCCAGGCGCAGCAGCCGCTGTGGAGCTACCGTTTCTCCATCGTCAATTTCTGGGCGCTGATCTCGGTGTACATGTGGGCGGGCTCGCACCACCTGATGTACACCGCCCTGCCTGACTGGGTGCAGTCGGTGGGCATGGCGTTCTCGCTGATCCTGCTGATGCCGAGCTGGGGCTCGGCCGCCAACGGACTGCTCACCTTCAACGGTTCATGGCACAAGCTCAAGACCGACCCGGCCGCCAAGTTCATGGTGCTCTCGCTGGTGTTCTACGCCGCGTCCACCTTCGAAGGCTCGATGATGGCGATCAAGACGGTGAACTCGCTGTCGCACTACACCGACTGGACCATCGCCCACGTGCATTCCGGTTCGATCGGCTGGGTGGCGATGATCACCATCGGCTCGCTCTACGCCATGGCGCCGCGTGCGCTGGGCCAGCCCGCCATGTATTCGCGCAAGGCGATGGAACTGCACTTCTGGCTGCACATCATGGGCCTGCTGTTGTACGTGGGTTCGATGTGGACGGCGGGCGTGACCGAAGGCCTGATGTGGCGTGCCACCAACGCGGACGGTTCGCTCACCTATTCCTTCCTGGACAGCCTCATCGCGGTCAAGCCGATGTACCTGATCCGCTGGCTGGGTGGCGTGTTCGTGCTGAGCGGCATGGTGGTGATGGCGTGGAACCTCTGGTACACGGCCGCCGACGCCCGCGCGCGGATCATCAAGCCGATCCCCGTTCCCATCCCCGAACCGGAACCGCACCAGGTTCCCGCCCCGCTCCCGGCGGTAGGTTAA
- a CDS encoding OprO/OprP family phosphate-selective porin, giving the protein MTLLPGRFKKRITLASRYLAVALLLGMPMACLGADYDFYGNWPTHVTASDGTDFGLAVLYQYDLNEFSQDDGRFEDAHTNRRRYLGVYLRKPGVYDAIAQYDYQARQWADAFVRLRSSGVVGEDLGNFRFGYSKTPVGFEGVTSTSATTFIESALPTQAVWEGRRAGIDWAWIRPHFVLNVGDYFWRKDLDGNNPGSTWAARAAWIPINQPGHVLHLGLSASREKLDWADQGSVPPAARLRARPEAGLTPVRLVDSGNLKYSKSVQRQGFEALWIDGPWSVQGEYLQAKVQRYNGKPDYDASGFYVFTTWTLTGEARYYSDGNVGDRRYTGRDQQVIRPAHAWGAVEVAVRYSELDLNDGAITGGREHDWTVGANWYLGEHLKLQANYVWAFSDRGNLEVNPHIFEMRAQIYF; this is encoded by the coding sequence ATGACTTTGTTGCCTGGACGTTTCAAGAAACGCATCACCCTGGCGAGCCGATACCTCGCCGTGGCCTTGTTGCTCGGCATGCCCATGGCCTGCTTGGGTGCCGACTACGACTTCTACGGCAACTGGCCCACCCATGTGACGGCCTCGGACGGGACGGACTTCGGCCTCGCGGTGCTGTACCAGTACGACCTCAACGAGTTTTCCCAGGACGACGGACGCTTCGAGGACGCGCATACGAACCGGCGGCGCTACCTCGGCGTGTACCTGCGCAAGCCCGGTGTCTACGACGCCATCGCGCAATACGACTACCAGGCACGGCAATGGGCCGATGCCTTCGTGCGTCTGCGCAGCAGCGGCGTCGTGGGTGAGGACCTGGGCAATTTCCGCTTCGGCTATTCGAAGACGCCGGTCGGTTTCGAAGGCGTGACGAGCACCTCGGCCACCACCTTCATCGAGTCGGCGCTGCCGACCCAGGCCGTATGGGAAGGGCGCCGTGCCGGCATCGACTGGGCCTGGATACGTCCGCACTTCGTGTTGAACGTGGGCGATTATTTCTGGCGCAAGGATCTGGACGGCAACAACCCGGGCAGCACCTGGGCGGCCAGGGCCGCGTGGATTCCGATCAATCAACCAGGCCACGTGCTGCACCTGGGGCTGTCGGCATCCCGCGAAAAACTCGACTGGGCCGACCAGGGCAGCGTGCCGCCGGCGGCGCGGTTGCGCGCGCGTCCCGAAGCCGGCCTCACGCCGGTGCGGCTGGTGGATTCGGGCAACCTGAAGTACAGCAAGAGTGTGCAACGACAAGGCTTCGAAGCACTGTGGATCGACGGGCCATGGTCGGTGCAAGGCGAATACCTGCAGGCCAAGGTGCAGCGTTACAACGGCAAGCCCGATTACGACGCCAGCGGCTTCTACGTGTTCACCACCTGGACGCTCACCGGCGAGGCGCGCTACTACAGCGACGGCAACGTCGGCGATCGTCGCTACACCGGTCGCGACCAGCAGGTGATTCGCCCCGCCCATGCCTGGGGCGCCGTCGAAGTGGCGGTGCGTTACAGCGAGCTGGATCTCAACGACGGCGCCATCACCGGCGGCAGGGAACACGACTGGACGGTGGGCGCGAACTGGTATCTCGGCGAGCACCTCAAGTTGCAGGCCAACTACGTCTGGGCCTTCAGCGATCGCGGCAACCTCGAGGTGAATCCGCACATCTTCGAGATGCGGGCGCAGATCTACTTCTGA
- a CDS encoding group III truncated hemoglobin — MALFDQANEIGIATLVDRFYDKVQADAQLGPVFNQAVHDWPAHKVTLRDFWSSLILRSGRYRGNPMSVHRALPRFPQALFYRWLELWRETAREVFSPAAAELFIGTAERVAQGLSMGLELGRLSLEHPSRIVGPLHIVSEPPRTA; from the coding sequence ATGGCGCTCTTCGACCAGGCCAACGAGATAGGCATTGCCACGCTGGTGGATCGTTTCTACGACAAGGTGCAGGCCGACGCCCAACTCGGCCCGGTGTTCAACCAGGCCGTCCATGACTGGCCGGCGCACAAGGTCACGCTGCGCGACTTCTGGTCCTCGCTGATCCTTCGCTCGGGCCGCTACCGCGGCAACCCGATGAGCGTGCACCGCGCCCTGCCGCGTTTTCCGCAGGCGCTGTTCTATCGCTGGCTGGAACTGTGGCGTGAAACGGCGCGCGAAGTCTTCTCACCGGCGGCGGCCGAGCTGTTCATCGGCACCGCCGAGCGCGTGGCGCAGGGCCTCAGCATGGGCCTTGAACTCGGCCGCCTCTCGCTGGAGCATCCCTCGCGGATCGTCGGCCCGCTGCACATCGTGTCCGAGCCGCCACGGACCGCATAA
- a CDS encoding NnrS family protein codes for MTTSSPAAPRSFDPLAMMLAAPHRAMFLIGALALLANMGWWTWALLASWHGWPFAAQAMPAAWAHGFLMQYATLSPFVFGFLLTVFPRWMNLAEVPKRTYATVFGSILGGGLLVLAAQSGAPAVLPVGLAAMLTGWTVALLALGRRLAQYRGRDVWAVSCFAALLLGAIGIALALAFACGASPRLMQAANALGTFGLLLPVYFTVAHRMVPFFSNNVIPGYRVVRPAWSLAAVWALLLGHLVLDLAGLPSRRWLTDLPLTGLLLWQWLAWQPWKARGPGLLTVLYVALAWLPVSFALFSADSLSLAWHGSSGWARAPLHALTIGFFASMLVAMVTRVTHGHSGRPLAMGVVPWIAFLGMQLTAVVRILADSAKQPWPIYTAAALLWLLALAPWVVRSAWIYLTPRRDGKPG; via the coding sequence ATGACGACCTCCTCCCCCGCCGCCCCCCGCTCCTTCGACCCGCTGGCCATGATGCTGGCTGCGCCGCATCGAGCGATGTTCCTCATCGGCGCACTGGCCCTGCTCGCCAACATGGGCTGGTGGACGTGGGCGTTGCTGGCCTCCTGGCACGGCTGGCCGTTCGCGGCGCAGGCCATGCCTGCGGCCTGGGCCCACGGTTTCCTGATGCAGTACGCGACGCTGTCGCCTTTCGTATTCGGCTTCCTGCTGACCGTGTTTCCGCGCTGGATGAACCTCGCGGAGGTGCCTAAGCGTACGTATGCCACGGTGTTCGGATCGATCCTGGGCGGCGGCCTGCTCGTTCTGGCCGCGCAGAGCGGCGCACCAGCCGTGCTTCCGGTCGGGCTGGCGGCGATGCTGACCGGCTGGACGGTGGCGCTGCTGGCCCTCGGTCGTCGCCTCGCGCAGTACCGCGGACGCGACGTATGGGCGGTATCGTGTTTTGCCGCCCTGCTGCTGGGCGCCATCGGCATCGCACTCGCCCTGGCCTTCGCCTGCGGCGCATCGCCGCGTCTCATGCAGGCGGCCAATGCCCTGGGCACGTTTGGCCTGCTGCTGCCGGTCTATTTCACGGTCGCGCACCGCATGGTGCCGTTCTTCTCCAACAACGTGATCCCCGGCTACCGCGTCGTTCGCCCCGCCTGGTCGCTGGCTGCCGTGTGGGCTCTGCTGCTGGGCCATCTGGTACTCGACCTCGCCGGCCTTCCCAGCCGGCGTTGGCTGACCGACCTCCCGCTGACCGGGTTGCTGCTCTGGCAATGGCTCGCCTGGCAGCCGTGGAAAGCGCGCGGGCCAGGGCTGCTGACCGTGCTTTACGTGGCATTGGCGTGGCTGCCTGTATCCTTTGCGCTGTTCTCCGCCGACAGCCTCTCGCTGGCCTGGCATGGCAGCAGCGGCTGGGCGCGCGCACCCTTGCACGCGCTCACCATCGGCTTCTTCGCCTCGATGCTGGTCGCCATGGTCACGCGCGTGACGCACGGCCATTCGGGTCGACCGCTGGCCATGGGAGTGGTCCCCTGGATCGCCTTCCTTGGCATGCAGCTGACGGCCGTCGTGCGGATACTGGCCGACAGCGCCAAACAACCGTGGCCGATCTACACGGCGGCGGCGCTGCTCTGGCTGCTCGCGCTGGCCCCGTGGGTCGTGCGATCGGCATGGATTTATCTGACACCTCGTCGGGACGGCAAGCCGGGCTGA
- a CDS encoding acetate/propionate family kinase, producing the protein MNILTLNVGSSSLKFGFYQVTTNGPILVAEGNVDTGGTRHALRFRECGEWQELAFEGDADAQALQRLLALPPIVVLGAPVAVAHRIVHGGPSVRRHCLIDDEVLAAIEAAASFAPLHVPPALAWVRHSRELLPEAQQVACLDTAFHYPLPDLSRVLPLPHALQREGVERYGFHGLSCESILAQLHVIPPHVVIAHLGSGASLTAVRHGRSVDTSMGMTPTGGIIMGTRPGDIDPGVLLFLLREKHCNPEQLQDLLEHRSGLHGISDLSADVRKLAEATGQPLAQLALEQFAMSVARQAAGMAVVLGGLDLLVFTGGIGEHHAPTRERVIAMLRPLLPSLQTRVLPSRENLVMARHAARLVAPPTAQK; encoded by the coding sequence ATGAACATCCTCACGCTGAATGTCGGTTCGTCATCGCTGAAGTTCGGCTTTTACCAGGTAACGACCAACGGGCCGATCCTGGTGGCGGAAGGCAACGTCGATACCGGCGGCACGCGCCATGCATTGCGCTTCCGGGAGTGCGGCGAATGGCAGGAACTCGCGTTCGAAGGCGATGCCGACGCGCAGGCGTTGCAGCGCCTGCTCGCCCTGCCGCCGATCGTCGTGCTGGGTGCGCCTGTGGCCGTGGCGCATCGCATCGTGCATGGCGGCCCTTCGGTGCGCCGGCATTGCCTCATCGATGACGAAGTGCTCGCCGCCATCGAGGCGGCGGCTAGCTTCGCACCGCTGCACGTGCCGCCGGCGCTGGCGTGGGTACGCCACAGCCGCGAACTGTTGCCCGAAGCGCAGCAGGTCGCCTGCCTCGACACGGCGTTTCACTACCCCCTCCCCGACCTGTCGCGTGTATTGCCCCTGCCGCATGCGCTGCAACGCGAAGGCGTGGAGCGCTACGGGTTCCACGGATTGTCGTGCGAATCGATTCTCGCGCAGCTGCACGTGATCCCGCCTCACGTGGTCATCGCGCACCTGGGCAGCGGCGCCAGCCTGACCGCCGTGCGCCATGGGCGCTCGGTCGACACCAGCATGGGCATGACGCCCACCGGCGGCATCATCATGGGAACGCGTCCGGGCGACATCGATCCGGGCGTCCTGCTGTTCCTGCTGCGCGAAAAGCACTGCAACCCCGAACAGCTGCAGGATCTGCTGGAGCATCGCTCCGGTTTGCACGGCATTTCCGATCTCAGCGCCGACGTGCGCAAGCTCGCCGAAGCCACCGGGCAGCCGCTCGCCCAGCTGGCGCTCGAGCAGTTCGCCATGTCGGTGGCCAGGCAGGCCGCGGGCATGGCCGTCGTGCTCGGCGGCCTGGACCTGCTGGTGTTCACCGGCGGCATCGGCGAGCACCATGCGCCGACGCGGGAGCGTGTCATCGCGATGCTGCGGCCGCTGCTGCCGTCGCTGCAAACGCGCGTGCTGCCCTCACGGGAAAACCTGGTGATGGCGCGCCATGCTGCGCGCCTCGTCGCCCCGCCAACCGCTCAGAAGTAG